From Sander lucioperca isolate FBNREF2018 chromosome 14, SLUC_FBN_1.2, whole genome shotgun sequence, the proteins below share one genomic window:
- the ehmt2 gene encoding histone-lysine N-methyltransferase EHMT2 isoform X3 produces MSASETTTKEPPEGNDSETPAESLAGPSQVKKDNAAFTTAVDKKTEPMGGMPSMLSLQPGKDASRAGEEGEKWSPASSPNKPASGHAAKSLLSMSSSTSTSSTLSPGRAKMSVSGPGSSKSVLAPGSSSSSSSSSSSSSSSATASSSPSVSPGPPKIHRARKTMNRPPLGQISHVEAPIAPSGSSDSETVAKRRKLGILSDGTLEKSENVPENVQTVEETLFHKKMESVTKTAPEKSNSSVGRSEEEVAEKIPISSRSTRNSEKFEDGVAEARQHTKDIEGSVNMSDHGSESETKRAVQSRNESEKSLWQQTDPDKERNTADVVEIVGEERSTEYTEVPLGALDIAAADSLTLSPHHEGSDAGDTERLEELPLCSCRMEAPRVDSTSHRISRQCMATESINGELRACSNRTIKGETMRPSSRVPLMVLCEVHRSHMVKHHCCPGCGYFCIAGTFLECCPDQRIAHRFHRGCVTVLGAGRSRSNGGGMLFCPHCGEDASEAQEVTIPSFSSSTASVTTVVTMSASSTTTPSLPPSALTAPSLTASTGGMKDGKMPERPVSARMRSHGLVTPAVEQQPPQPVASAATVATIPPAEEGVDSVGPSLCMPNGKPICPGALPPGPSRAALQKAILTQDTERKKKLRFHPRQLYPAAKQGEVQRVLLMLMEGIDPTYQPDSQNRRSALHAAAQRGLLEVCYILVQAGAQVDALDKDRRTPLLEAIINNHIEVAHYLVQNGACVYHSEDDGYTGLHHAAKLGNLEIVNMLLETGQVDVNAQDSGGWTPIIWSAEHKHVEVIKVLLNRGADVTINDKELNVCLHWAAYAGNVDIAELVLNSGCPLASVNMHGDTPLHIAAREGYLECVTLFLSRGADIDIVNREGDTPLSLARADTPVWVALQINRKLRRGITNRMLRTERIICSDVAQGYENVPIPCVNAVDDEGCPSDYKYVSENCETSAMNIDRNITHLQHCSCTDDCSSSNCLCGQLSIRCWYDKDQRLLQEFNKIEPPLIFECNMACSCYRTCKNRVVQAGIKVRLQLYRTEKMGWGVRALQDIPQGSFICEYVGELISDAEADVREDDSYLFDLDNKDGEVYCIDARYYGNISRFINHLCDPNLIPVRVFMLHQDLRFPRIAFFSSRDIHSGQELGFDYGDRFWDIKSKYFTCQCGSEKCKHSAEAIALEQSRLARLDVCTESGTDCGMTMLGNS; encoded by the exons ATGTCGGCATCTGAGACAACGACGAAGG AGCCTCCTGAAGGAAATGACTCAGAAACACCTgcagagtcattagctggaCCAAGTCAAGTAAAGAAAG ATAATGCAGCCTTCACCACTGCTGTTGACAAGAAGACAGAGCCCATGGGTGGCATGCCATCAATGTTATCTCTGCAGCCTGGGAAGGACGCTTCCAGAgctggagaggagggagagaaatggTCACCTGCATCCTCTCCAAACAAACCTGCATCAG gacatgcagcaaagtcCCTTTTATCAATGTCCTCCTCTACTTCTACGTCTTCAACGTTGTCCCCTGGCCGAGCAAAGATGAGTGTTTCTGGACCTGGCAGTAGTAAATCCGTCCTGGCACCtggctcctcctcttcctcctcttcgtcctcttcgtcctcttcatcctctgccACAGCCTCCTCATCTCCTTCTGTCTCCCCTGGCCCACCCAAGATCCACCGGGCCCGCAAGACCATGAACAGGCCTCCACTAGGGCAG ataAGCCATGTTGAAGCACCTATTGCACCTTCAGGATCCTCTGACTCTGAAACTG TTGCAAAAAGGAGAAAACTGGGTATTTTATCTGATGGCACACTTGAGAAGTCAGAGAACGTTCCAGAAAATGTTCAAACTGTG GAAGAAACGTTATTTCATAAAAAGATGGAGTCTGTTACCAAGACTGCACCAGAGAAGAGCAACAGCAGTGTGGGGAGGTCAGAGGAGGAAGTAGCTGAGAAAATTCCGATTTCCAGTCGGTCCACGCGAAATTCAGAAAAG TTTGAGGATGGTGTGGCAGAAGCAAGGCAGCACACTAAAGACATAGAGGGGTCAGTGAACATGTCAGATCAT GGTTCAGAGTCTGAAACAAAGAGAGCCGTCCAGAGTAGAAATGAGAGCGAGAAGTCTTTGTGGCAGCAAACAGACCCGGACAAAGAGAGAAACACAGCTGATGTGGTGGAGATAGTGGGAG AAGAAAGGTCCACTGAGTACACAGAGGTTCCCTTGGGTGCTCTGGACATCGCTGCTGCCGACAGTCTGACACTTTCTCCTCATCACG AAGGAAGTGATGCAGGAGACACAGAGCGGCTGGAGGAGCTTCCCCTCTGCAGCTGCAGAATGGAGGCTCCTCGAGTTGACAGCACCAGCCACCGCATCAGCAGACAGTGTATGGCCACTGAGAGCATCAATGGAGAG CTGAGGGCCTGTTCCAATCGGACTATAAAGGGGGAGACCATGCGGCCATCAAGTCGGGTGCCCCTTATGGTGCTTTGTGAAGTCCATCGCTCACACATGGTCAAACACCACTGCTGTCCTGGGTGTGGATACTTCTGCATAGCG GGCACATTTCTTGAGTGCTGCCCAGACCAGCGCATCGCTCACCGTTTCCACCGAGGTTGTGTGACGGTGCTGGGCGCTGGGCGCAGCCGATCAAATGGCGGCGGTATGCTTTTCTGTCCCCACTGTGGTGAAGATGCCTCCGAGGCCCAGGAGGTTACCATCCCCTCCTTCAGCTCATCCACAGCCTCCGTGACCACCGTCGTTACCATGTCggcctcctccaccaccaccccaTCTCTGCCGCCATCCGCTCTTACAGCACCCTCACTCACAGCCTCAACAGGAGGGATGAAGGACGGGAAGATGCCTGAGAGACCTGTCAG TGCACGTATGCGTAGTCATGGCTTAGTGACACCGGCAGTGGAGCAGCAGCCCCCGCAGCCTGTAGCCTCTGCAGCGACTGTGGCCACCATCCCCCCAGCAGAGGAGGGGGTGGACAGCGTGGGGCCCTCTCTCTGTATGCCAAATGGGAAACCCATCTGCCCTGGTGCACTTCCACCTGGGCCCAGCAGGGCGGCGCTGCAGAAGGCCATTCTCACACAGGACACTGAGAG GAAGAAGAAACTGAGGTTCCACCCCCGCCAGCTTTACCCTGCTGCCAAGCAAGGCGAAGTACAGAGAGTCCTGCTCATGCTGA TGGAGGGCATAGATCCAACATACCAGCCTGACTCTCAGAACAGGCGCTCTGCTCTACATGCTGCAGCCCAGAGAGGTCTGCTGGAAGTCTGCTACATACTCGTACAG GCCGGTGCCCAAGTGGATGCCTTGGACAAGGACAGAAGGACCCCTCTGTTGGAAGCAATCATCAACAATCACATTGAGGTGGCTCACTACCTGGTCCAGAACGGCGCCTGTGTCTATCATAGT GAGGATGATGGGTATACTGGCCTCCACCACGCAGCCAAGCTGGGAAACCTGGAAATTGTCAACATGCTTCTGGAAACGGGTCAGGTTGATGTGAACGCACAG GACAGCGGTGGTTGGACGCCGATCATCTGGTCCGCAGAGCACAAACACGTAGAGGTGATAAAAGTGCTGCTGAACAGAGGAGCTGATGTCACCATTAATGACAAG GAGCTGAACGTGTGTCTCCACTGGGCGGCGTATGCAGGGAATGTGGATATAGCAGAGCTGGTGTTGAACTCTGGCTGTCCCCTTGCCTCGGTTAACATGCACGGAGACACGCCGCTCCACATCGCCGCCAGAGAGGGCTACTTGGAATGTGTTAC GTTGTTCCTCTCCAGAGGTGCAGACATTGACATCGTGAACAGGGAAGGAGATACGCCTCTGAGCCTTGCACGGGCCGACACGCCGGTGTGGGTAGCACTCCAGATCAACAGGAAGCTGAGAAGGGGAATAACCAATCGTATGCTTCGGACTGAGAGAATCATCTGCAG TGATGTTGCGCAGGGCTATGAGAACGTACCGATTCCCTGTGTGAATGCAGTGGACGATGAGGGTTGTCCTTCAGACTACAAATACGTTTCAGAAAACTGTGAAACTTCAGCAATGAACATAGACCGCAATATTACACACTTACAG CACTGTAGCTGCACTGATGACTGCTCATCTAGTAACTGCCTCTGTGGACAGCTGAGTATCCGCTGCTGGTACGACAAG GACCAGCGGCTGCTCCAGGAATTCAACAAAATTGAACCTCCACTTATATTTGAATGCAACATGGCGTGTTCCTGTTACCGAACGTGCAAAAACAGGGTGGTACAGGCAGGCATCAA AGTTCGTCTTCAGCTCTACAGGACAGAGAAGATGGGCTGGGGAGTTCGAGCTCTGCAGGATATTCCCCAGGGAAGCTTCATCTGCGA ATATGTTGGGGAGCTCATCTCTGACGCAGAGGCAGATGTTCGAGAAGACGACTCCTACCTGTTTGACCTGGACAACAAG GATGGGGAGGTGTATTGTATCGATGCCCGGTACTATGGCAACATCAGCCGCTTCATCAACCACCTGTGCGACCCAAACCTCATCCCAGTACGTGTGTTCATGCTGCACCAGGACCTGAGATTTCCCCGCATCGCCTTCTTCAGCTCCAGAGACATCCACAGTGGACAAGAGCTGGG ATTCGACTATGGAGACCGCTTTTGGGACATTAAGAGCAAGTATTTCACCTGTCAGTGTGGATCGGAAAAATGCAAACACTCAGCCGAGGCCATCGCCTTGGAGCAGAGTAGACTGGCTCGACTGGATGTTTGCACAGAATCGGGAACTGACTGTGGGATGACCATGCTTGGAAACTCTTAA
- the ehmt2 gene encoding histone-lysine N-methyltransferase EHMT2 isoform X5, which produces MGGMPSMLSLQPGKDASRAGEEGEKWSPASSPNKPASGHAAKSLLSMSSSTSTSSTLSPGRAKMSVSGPGSSKSVLAPGSSSSSSSSSSSSSSSATASSSPSVSPGPPKIHRARKTMNRPPLGQISHVEAPIAPSGSSDSETVAKRRKLGILSDGTLEKSENVPENVQTVEETLFHKKMESVTKTAPEKSNSSVGRSEEEVAEKIPISSRSTRNSEKFEDGVAEARQHTKDIEGSVNMSDHGSESETKRAVQSRNESEKSLWQQTDPDKERNTADVVEIVGEERSTEYTEVPLGALDIAAADSLTLSPHHEGSDAGDTERLEELPLCSCRMEAPRVDSTSHRISRQCMATESINGELRACSNRTIKGETMRPSSRVPLMVLCEVHRSHMVKHHCCPGCGYFCIAGTFLECCPDQRIAHRFHRGCVTVLGAGRSRSNGGGMLFCPHCGEDASEAQEVTIPSFSSSTASVTTVVTMSASSTTTPSLPPSALTAPSLTASTGGMKDGKMPERPVSARMRSHGLVTPAVEQQPPQPVASAATVATIPPAEEGVDSVGPSLCMPNGKPICPGALPPGPSRAALQKAILTQDTERKKKLRFHPRQLYPAAKQGEVQRVLLMLMEGIDPTYQPDSQNRRSALHAAAQRGLLEVCYILVQAGAQVDALDKDRRTPLLEAIINNHIEVAHYLVQNGACVYHSEDDGYTGLHHAAKLGNLEIVNMLLETGQVDVNAQDSGGWTPIIWSAEHKHVEVIKVLLNRGADVTINDKSLPSFQELNVCLHWAAYAGNVDIAELVLNSGCPLASVNMHGDTPLHIAAREGYLECVTLFLSRGADIDIVNREGDTPLSLARADTPVWVALQINRKLRRGITNRMLRTERIICSDVAQGYENVPIPCVNAVDDEGCPSDYKYVSENCETSAMNIDRNITHLQHCSCTDDCSSSNCLCGQLSIRCWYDKDQRLLQEFNKIEPPLIFECNMACSCYRTCKNRVVQAGIKVRLQLYRTEKMGWGVRALQDIPQGSFICEYVGELISDAEADVREDDSYLFDLDNKDGEVYCIDARYYGNISRFINHLCDPNLIPVRVFMLHQDLRFPRIAFFSSRDIHSGQELGFDYGDRFWDIKSKYFTCQCGSEKCKHSAEAIALEQSRLARLDVCTESGTDCGMTMLGNS; this is translated from the exons ATGGGTGGCATGCCATCAATGTTATCTCTGCAGCCTGGGAAGGACGCTTCCAGAgctggagaggagggagagaaatggTCACCTGCATCCTCTCCAAACAAACCTGCATCAG gacatgcagcaaagtcCCTTTTATCAATGTCCTCCTCTACTTCTACGTCTTCAACGTTGTCCCCTGGCCGAGCAAAGATGAGTGTTTCTGGACCTGGCAGTAGTAAATCCGTCCTGGCACCtggctcctcctcttcctcctcttcgtcctcttcgtcctcttcatcctctgccACAGCCTCCTCATCTCCTTCTGTCTCCCCTGGCCCACCCAAGATCCACCGGGCCCGCAAGACCATGAACAGGCCTCCACTAGGGCAG ataAGCCATGTTGAAGCACCTATTGCACCTTCAGGATCCTCTGACTCTGAAACTG TTGCAAAAAGGAGAAAACTGGGTATTTTATCTGATGGCACACTTGAGAAGTCAGAGAACGTTCCAGAAAATGTTCAAACTGTG GAAGAAACGTTATTTCATAAAAAGATGGAGTCTGTTACCAAGACTGCACCAGAGAAGAGCAACAGCAGTGTGGGGAGGTCAGAGGAGGAAGTAGCTGAGAAAATTCCGATTTCCAGTCGGTCCACGCGAAATTCAGAAAAG TTTGAGGATGGTGTGGCAGAAGCAAGGCAGCACACTAAAGACATAGAGGGGTCAGTGAACATGTCAGATCAT GGTTCAGAGTCTGAAACAAAGAGAGCCGTCCAGAGTAGAAATGAGAGCGAGAAGTCTTTGTGGCAGCAAACAGACCCGGACAAAGAGAGAAACACAGCTGATGTGGTGGAGATAGTGGGAG AAGAAAGGTCCACTGAGTACACAGAGGTTCCCTTGGGTGCTCTGGACATCGCTGCTGCCGACAGTCTGACACTTTCTCCTCATCACG AAGGAAGTGATGCAGGAGACACAGAGCGGCTGGAGGAGCTTCCCCTCTGCAGCTGCAGAATGGAGGCTCCTCGAGTTGACAGCACCAGCCACCGCATCAGCAGACAGTGTATGGCCACTGAGAGCATCAATGGAGAG CTGAGGGCCTGTTCCAATCGGACTATAAAGGGGGAGACCATGCGGCCATCAAGTCGGGTGCCCCTTATGGTGCTTTGTGAAGTCCATCGCTCACACATGGTCAAACACCACTGCTGTCCTGGGTGTGGATACTTCTGCATAGCG GGCACATTTCTTGAGTGCTGCCCAGACCAGCGCATCGCTCACCGTTTCCACCGAGGTTGTGTGACGGTGCTGGGCGCTGGGCGCAGCCGATCAAATGGCGGCGGTATGCTTTTCTGTCCCCACTGTGGTGAAGATGCCTCCGAGGCCCAGGAGGTTACCATCCCCTCCTTCAGCTCATCCACAGCCTCCGTGACCACCGTCGTTACCATGTCggcctcctccaccaccaccccaTCTCTGCCGCCATCCGCTCTTACAGCACCCTCACTCACAGCCTCAACAGGAGGGATGAAGGACGGGAAGATGCCTGAGAGACCTGTCAG TGCACGTATGCGTAGTCATGGCTTAGTGACACCGGCAGTGGAGCAGCAGCCCCCGCAGCCTGTAGCCTCTGCAGCGACTGTGGCCACCATCCCCCCAGCAGAGGAGGGGGTGGACAGCGTGGGGCCCTCTCTCTGTATGCCAAATGGGAAACCCATCTGCCCTGGTGCACTTCCACCTGGGCCCAGCAGGGCGGCGCTGCAGAAGGCCATTCTCACACAGGACACTGAGAG GAAGAAGAAACTGAGGTTCCACCCCCGCCAGCTTTACCCTGCTGCCAAGCAAGGCGAAGTACAGAGAGTCCTGCTCATGCTGA TGGAGGGCATAGATCCAACATACCAGCCTGACTCTCAGAACAGGCGCTCTGCTCTACATGCTGCAGCCCAGAGAGGTCTGCTGGAAGTCTGCTACATACTCGTACAG GCCGGTGCCCAAGTGGATGCCTTGGACAAGGACAGAAGGACCCCTCTGTTGGAAGCAATCATCAACAATCACATTGAGGTGGCTCACTACCTGGTCCAGAACGGCGCCTGTGTCTATCATAGT GAGGATGATGGGTATACTGGCCTCCACCACGCAGCCAAGCTGGGAAACCTGGAAATTGTCAACATGCTTCTGGAAACGGGTCAGGTTGATGTGAACGCACAG GACAGCGGTGGTTGGACGCCGATCATCTGGTCCGCAGAGCACAAACACGTAGAGGTGATAAAAGTGCTGCTGAACAGAGGAGCTGATGTCACCATTAATGACAAG TCCCTACCCTCCTTTCAGGAGCTGAACGTGTGTCTCCACTGGGCGGCGTATGCAGGGAATGTGGATATAGCAGAGCTGGTGTTGAACTCTGGCTGTCCCCTTGCCTCGGTTAACATGCACGGAGACACGCCGCTCCACATCGCCGCCAGAGAGGGCTACTTGGAATGTGTTAC GTTGTTCCTCTCCAGAGGTGCAGACATTGACATCGTGAACAGGGAAGGAGATACGCCTCTGAGCCTTGCACGGGCCGACACGCCGGTGTGGGTAGCACTCCAGATCAACAGGAAGCTGAGAAGGGGAATAACCAATCGTATGCTTCGGACTGAGAGAATCATCTGCAG TGATGTTGCGCAGGGCTATGAGAACGTACCGATTCCCTGTGTGAATGCAGTGGACGATGAGGGTTGTCCTTCAGACTACAAATACGTTTCAGAAAACTGTGAAACTTCAGCAATGAACATAGACCGCAATATTACACACTTACAG CACTGTAGCTGCACTGATGACTGCTCATCTAGTAACTGCCTCTGTGGACAGCTGAGTATCCGCTGCTGGTACGACAAG GACCAGCGGCTGCTCCAGGAATTCAACAAAATTGAACCTCCACTTATATTTGAATGCAACATGGCGTGTTCCTGTTACCGAACGTGCAAAAACAGGGTGGTACAGGCAGGCATCAA AGTTCGTCTTCAGCTCTACAGGACAGAGAAGATGGGCTGGGGAGTTCGAGCTCTGCAGGATATTCCCCAGGGAAGCTTCATCTGCGA ATATGTTGGGGAGCTCATCTCTGACGCAGAGGCAGATGTTCGAGAAGACGACTCCTACCTGTTTGACCTGGACAACAAG GATGGGGAGGTGTATTGTATCGATGCCCGGTACTATGGCAACATCAGCCGCTTCATCAACCACCTGTGCGACCCAAACCTCATCCCAGTACGTGTGTTCATGCTGCACCAGGACCTGAGATTTCCCCGCATCGCCTTCTTCAGCTCCAGAGACATCCACAGTGGACAAGAGCTGGG ATTCGACTATGGAGACCGCTTTTGGGACATTAAGAGCAAGTATTTCACCTGTCAGTGTGGATCGGAAAAATGCAAACACTCAGCCGAGGCCATCGCCTTGGAGCAGAGTAGACTGGCTCGACTGGATGTTTGCACAGAATCGGGAACTGACTGTGGGATGACCATGCTTGGAAACTCTTAA